GATTTAACCCCATGGCCATCTAGATCCCAGATCTTGTATTCTTTCCATtgctaaatattaaataatgtatgAGGCATTGTCCACAAAGGCACAGCCTTAGAGTATTAATCTCTCAGAATCACAGGACTtagtttaaaatgtaaataacaacAACTATCTCTTTGAACATGGAAGGATATGAGtagacttatttattttaaaaccaaaattacTAAAGTATTAATTCTGAGCTGGCTTCCCTGAATCTTTAACAAGGTATAACTTTATGGCAAAAGAAAAGGAGCCTCAaaatggagaagaggaagagaaatgagaaaaaacacAGTTTTATTAAGTAGTAAGCGTATCTCAAGCCCTGTCTAAACATTATAGAGTTGCAATGCAGTTATCACAATAATATTGTGTGGTGACCTAATGTAAAAATAAGCCTGGATAGGCTAAAAATATGATTAATGATATTTAgaaaggttacataattttcagacttcatttattgagcactatgTCAATCACTGTCTTATCTAACATTCATTCCTCACCACATCATTGAGTTAGATATTATCTTCATTTAATAGTTGACCAAATTGAGACACAGAAACATTTAGCAACAGCATTCAAGGTCATACAACTAATAAGTgatggagccaggattcaaacctagGCACTCTAtactttgtgattttaaataatGTCCAGGTAAACTCACAATCCAATACAgtccaaatgtttttttttcttttctacttggaCTACAGGAGAATATTCTTACCTTGAAACCCAGACTCCAGTCAAGATCAGAAGGTGACTTGTTACTTATTAAGTTGGGACCCCTTTCGAGacaaatgtgaaaatattatCATATCCTAAGGGCTAGCCTTAGGAAAATGGTCTGGTCAAGTTGATAATTGCTATCTCTGATTCATTGGCTAATTCTTTTCCAATCAGTGCTTCCTACATTGTAAAACCATTCCTTTCGTATCATAAACACATATCCATGTAAATGCATCTAGACATTTATTCtacccatttatttttcttatcacgaACTTCTGCTCGTAATTCACATTGAGATCTTCCCCAAACCAAGCAGTCTCAGAAGTCGACTCCGAATCTCCCTGGTTCTGGCTCCATAGATAATAGGATTGAGGACAGGAGGCACCAGCACATACAGATTCGCCAGAAAGATGTGCACATGCCTGGGGACTCGGTGGTGACCAAAGCGATGTGTGAGGAATGAGAAGAAGGCAGGGATGTAAAACACCAGAATGACACCGATGTGGGAGCCACAGGTGCTCAGAGCCTTGTGCTGGGCATCACGAGTTGGGAGACAAAAGACTGCATGCAGGATAAAGCCATAGGAGATGGCGATGAGGATAGCATCCAGGCCCATGGCCAGCAGAGCCACGGTCAGCCCGTAGACAATATTGACGGTGATGTCAGCACAGGCCAGTCGAGCAATGCCCATGTGCTCACAGTATGTGTGTGCCATGACATGGTGACCACAGTAGGGCAGTCTCCTCAGCAAGAAGATGAAGGGAGAGACAATAGCCACACTGCGGAATATGCCAACAAGGCCAATTTTCCCTATGACAGTATGGTTGAGAATGGTTGTATATCTTAATGGGTTGCAGATAGCCACATATCGATCAAAGGCCATGGCAAGGAGAATTAAAGATTCCAGTGTATAGATAGAATGAATACAAAACATCTGGGTGAGGCATCCAACAAAGGAAATCTCACCAGCGTGGAACCACAAAATGGCCAGCATCTTGGGCACAGTGGTAGAACTGAGAGCCAGGTCTGTGAGTGACAGAAGACAAAGGAAGAGGTACATGGGAGCGTGAAGGGCATTGTCCCTGGAAATGATCAGGATGAGGGCAGAATTACCAGCCAGTGCCACAAGATACATGGCACAGAAAGGGATGGCAATCCAGAAGTGGGCAGACTCCATCCCTGGGATCCCGGTCAAGAAAAGAGTGGTGGGGAGACTGTGATCACTGGTGTTGGAAACTGACATTCTTGCAGCTGAATAAAGGGACTCTATCCAAAGGATGATATGGCAACCCTGTAATGTCAGATATTTCGTTGATTCACATAGAATGATTAATCTTTTATGAAGTAATTATATAGACagggaaaaatattattttcctcttattCAAGGATCTGAAAAGACTCTACTGCGTTTAAAAACTTTGTTAATTTGTATATTCAACAATGATGTTTGCATCCTTTATTTAAAGCACTGAGCTAAGCATTTATTCATCCGCCTATGCTGACCCTTCCAGACTTATCTCCCACCACTTTCTGCTCATCTTAATGACGTTTCATCTATCCACATCTAAGGGAATTTCCTATGTCCTTTTCAAATATATCTTTCCCATGCTGAAGGaatctcatttctttattttcaccttctctattttttt
This is a stretch of genomic DNA from Nycticebus coucang isolate mNycCou1 chromosome 14, mNycCou1.pri, whole genome shotgun sequence. It encodes these proteins:
- the LOC128565831 gene encoding olfactory receptor 52D1, translating into MSVSNTSDHSLPTTLFLTGIPGMESAHFWIAIPFCAMYLVALAGNSALILIISRDNALHAPMYLFLCLLSLTDLALSSTTVPKMLAILWFHAGEISFVGCLTQMFCIHSIYTLESLILLAMAFDRYVAICNPLRYTTILNHTVIGKIGLVGIFRSVAIVSPFIFLLRRLPYCGHHVMAHTYCEHMGIARLACADITVNIVYGLTVALLAMGLDAILIAISYGFILHAVFCLPTRDAQHKALSTCGSHIGVILVFYIPAFFSFLTHRFGHHRVPRHVHIFLANLYVLVPPVLNPIIYGARTREIRSRLLRLLGLGKISM